From a single Mesorhizobium shangrilense genomic region:
- the coaD gene encoding pantetheine-phosphate adenylyltransferase has product MIERIALYAGSFDPLTNGHLDVLKASLAVADIVYAAIGIHPGKKPLFSFEERVKLIETATKAEFGADGARIKVVAFDGLVIDAARKEGASIMIRGLRDGTDLDYEMQMAGMNETMAPELQTVFLPASPSVRTITATLVRQIASMGGDIRPFVPAAVAGALTAKFAK; this is encoded by the coding sequence ATGATTGAACGCATTGCTCTTTACGCTGGCTCTTTCGACCCGCTGACCAACGGCCATCTCGACGTCTTGAAAGCGTCGCTGGCCGTCGCTGATATCGTCTATGCGGCGATCGGCATCCACCCCGGCAAGAAGCCGCTGTTTTCCTTCGAGGAACGGGTGAAACTGATCGAGACGGCTACAAAAGCGGAATTCGGTGCCGACGGCGCGCGCATCAAGGTTGTTGCCTTCGACGGGCTGGTCATCGATGCCGCCAGGAAAGAGGGCGCTTCGATCATGATCCGCGGCCTGCGTGACGGCACCGACCTCGACTACGAGATGCAGATGGCTGGCATGAACGAGACCATGGCACCGGAATTGCAGACGGTCTTTCTGCCCGCCAGTCCCTCGGTGCGAACCATTACCGCCACACTTGTCCGCCAGATAGCCTCGATGGGCGGCGACATACGCCCCTTCGTGCCGGCGGCGGTTGCCGGCGCGCTCACCGCAAAATTCGCGAAATAA
- a CDS encoding peptidylprolyl isomerase, whose product MIITLKDGDVTIALRPDLAPKHVAQIKKLVRQGAYDNVAFHRVIDGFMAQTGDVKFGNMKKGFSADAVGTGGSDLPDLPAEFSKTEHFTRGAVGMARSQNPNSANSQFFIMFAPAPNLDGQYTIVGNVVSGMDLVDKIKKGDEANNGSVSDPDRMIKVRIAADGK is encoded by the coding sequence ATGATCATCACGCTGAAGGACGGCGACGTGACCATTGCGCTCAGGCCCGATCTTGCGCCGAAACATGTCGCGCAGATCAAGAAGCTGGTGCGCCAGGGCGCTTACGACAACGTCGCCTTCCACCGTGTCATCGACGGCTTCATGGCGCAGACCGGCGACGTCAAGTTCGGCAACATGAAGAAGGGCTTCAGTGCCGATGCAGTCGGAACCGGTGGTTCCGACCTTCCCGACCTGCCGGCAGAATTCTCCAAGACGGAGCACTTCACGCGCGGCGCGGTCGGCATGGCCCGCTCGCAGAATCCGAACTCCGCCAATTCGCAGTTCTTCATCATGTTCGCGCCGGCGCCCAACCTCGATGGCCAGTACACCATCGTCGGCAATGTCGTCAGCGGCATGGACCTGGTTGACAAGATCAAGAAAGGCGACGAGGCCAACAACGGGAGCGTCTCGGATCCCGATCGCATGATCAAGGTGCGTATCGCCGCCGACGGCAAGTAA
- a CDS encoding peptidylprolyl isomerase yields MAEIKDRENALIMETTKGNVVIELFPDLAPGHVARIKELAREGAYDGVVFHRVIEGFMAQTGDVKFGNSSKSTFAPSRAGMGGSEKPDLKAEFSNANHGRGTCSMARSQNPNSANSQFFICFDDAAFLNRQYTVWGQVIEGMDNVDKIKRGEPVVDPDKIVSLKVAADVK; encoded by the coding sequence ATGGCTGAGATCAAGGACCGCGAGAACGCGCTCATCATGGAGACGACCAAGGGCAACGTCGTCATCGAACTTTTTCCCGACCTGGCACCTGGCCATGTCGCCCGCATCAAGGAGCTGGCGCGTGAAGGCGCCTATGACGGCGTGGTGTTCCATCGCGTCATCGAGGGGTTCATGGCGCAGACCGGCGATGTGAAGTTCGGCAATTCGAGCAAATCCACATTTGCCCCGTCCCGGGCTGGCATGGGTGGCTCGGAGAAGCCTGACTTGAAGGCTGAATTCTCCAACGCCAACCATGGCCGCGGCACCTGCTCGATGGCGCGTTCGCAGAACCCGAACTCGGCCAACTCGCAGTTCTTCATCTGCTTCGACGATGCCGCCTTCCTCAACCGCCAGTACACGGTCTGGGGCCAGGTCATCGAAGGCATGGACAATGTCGACAAGATCAAGCGCGGCGAGCCGGTTGTCGATCCCGACAAGATCGTGTCGCTGAAGGTCGCGGCCGACGTCAAGTAA
- a CDS encoding DMT family transporter: MMGVVWSLLGILSGAFIAIQAPINSQLARGLGLPVAAAAFSFLSGAVVLGIISVAAVKLQGISLDWKASAPWLFVAGGMLGGFYVTLSTILTPRIGAAALMAFLVAGQLLAGMLIDRVGFLGVAVREISLGRIAGAVLLLAGALLVRLF; the protein is encoded by the coding sequence ATGATGGGCGTCGTCTGGTCGCTTCTCGGCATCCTGTCCGGCGCCTTCATTGCCATTCAGGCACCGATCAATTCGCAATTGGCGCGCGGCCTGGGGCTCCCGGTCGCCGCCGCTGCGTTTTCGTTCCTGTCGGGTGCGGTCGTGCTCGGCATCATCTCCGTCGCGGCGGTGAAACTGCAGGGCATATCGCTCGACTGGAAAGCGTCGGCGCCCTGGCTGTTCGTGGCCGGCGGCATGCTCGGCGGCTTCTATGTCACGCTGTCGACGATTCTCACGCCGCGCATCGGTGCGGCCGCGCTGATGGCGTTCCTGGTGGCCGGCCAGCTGCTGGCAGGCATGCTCATTGACCGCGTTGGTTTCCTCGGCGTCGCCGTGCGCGAGATTTCGCTCGGCCGCATCGCGGGCGCGGTGCTGCTGCTGGCCGGAGCGCTGCTCGTTCGGCTCTTTTGA
- the queA gene encoding tRNA preQ1(34) S-adenosylmethionine ribosyltransferase-isomerase QueA, whose amino-acid sequence MRVDLFDFELPEERIALRPAEPRDSARMLVVRPGDGLEDRIVRDLPSLLRAGDVLVFNDTKVIPAQLKGIRRRGEAVAQVEATLHMRMAGDRWLAFMRPGKRIAAGDRIHFGHDGNSCFLGQLDATVIEKGDGGEVLLGFDLSGVFLDEALHAVGHIPLPPYIASKRDDDERDRSDYQTIYAREEGAVAAPTAGLHFTPELFAALDAKGVERRFVTLHVGAGTFLPVKADDTADHKMHAETGSVSQDTADALNAAKARGGRIIAVGTTSLRLLESAARPDGTLPAWSGPTDIFITPGYRFRTADMLMTNFHLPRSTLFMLVSAFSGLDTMRAAYSHAIDNRYRFYSYGDASLLFREVNDGQ is encoded by the coding sequence ATGCGCGTCGATCTCTTTGACTTTGAACTGCCGGAGGAGCGCATCGCGCTGCGACCGGCAGAACCGCGTGACAGTGCCAGGATGCTTGTCGTCAGGCCGGGCGACGGGCTGGAGGACCGGATCGTTCGCGACCTGCCATCATTGCTGAGGGCCGGCGATGTGCTGGTCTTCAACGACACCAAGGTCATTCCTGCCCAGTTGAAGGGTATCCGACGTCGCGGAGAGGCTGTCGCACAGGTGGAGGCCACGCTGCATATGCGCATGGCTGGCGATCGCTGGCTGGCCTTCATGCGGCCGGGCAAGCGCATCGCCGCCGGCGATCGCATCCATTTCGGCCATGACGGCAATTCATGCTTTCTCGGCCAGTTGGATGCCACGGTGATCGAAAAGGGCGACGGCGGCGAGGTGCTGCTCGGCTTTGACCTTTCCGGTGTGTTCCTGGACGAGGCGCTGCATGCCGTCGGCCACATTCCACTGCCGCCTTACATCGCCTCGAAGCGCGACGACGACGAGCGCGACCGCAGCGACTACCAGACCATCTATGCCCGGGAGGAGGGTGCCGTGGCTGCACCCACGGCAGGCCTGCATTTCACGCCGGAGCTTTTCGCGGCGCTCGATGCAAAGGGCGTGGAGCGCCGTTTCGTGACGCTGCATGTCGGCGCCGGTACGTTCCTTCCCGTGAAGGCCGATGATACAGCCGACCACAAGATGCATGCCGAGACCGGTTCGGTCAGCCAGGACACCGCCGATGCGCTAAACGCGGCAAAGGCGAGGGGTGGGCGCATCATTGCAGTCGGCACGACGTCGCTACGCTTGCTGGAGAGCGCCGCACGCCCGGACGGCACACTGCCAGCATGGTCAGGCCCCACGGACATCTTCATCACGCCGGGCTACCGCTTTCGCACCGCCGACATGCTGATGACCAATTTTCACCTGCCGCGCTCGACCCTGTTCATGCTGGTTTCGGCCTTCAGCGGCCTCGACACGATGCGCGCGGCCTATTCGCATGCCATCGACAACCGCTACAGGTTCTACTCTTACGGAGATGCCAGTCTTCTCTTCAGGGAGGTGAACGATGGGCAATGA
- the tgt gene encoding tRNA guanosine(34) transglycosylase Tgt, translated as MTEAFTFKVLATDGKARRGAITMPRGEIRTPAFMPVGTGGTVKTMYMDQVRGVGADIILGNTYHLMLRPGAERVARLGGLHEFARWPHPILTDSGGFQVMSLSKLRKLTEKGVTFRSHIDGAAYEMSPERSIEIQGLLDSDIQMQLDECTALPAETKEIERAMELSLRWAERCKTAFGDQPGKAMFGIVQGGDNADLRVRSAQALSAMELKGYAVGGLAVGEPQAVMLEMLDITCPELPADKPRYLMGVGTPDDILKSVARGIDMFDCVMPTRAGRHGLAYTRRGKVNLRNARHADDPRPLDEESDCPAARDYSRAYLHHLVRSQEALGAMLLTWNNLSYYQKLMQDIRAAIEGGAFEPRGAEISEGWARGDIPAI; from the coding sequence ATGACTGAGGCGTTCACCTTCAAGGTTCTGGCGACTGACGGCAAGGCGCGGCGCGGCGCGATCACCATGCCGCGCGGGGAAATCCGCACACCCGCCTTCATGCCGGTCGGCACCGGCGGCACCGTCAAAACCATGTATATGGACCAGGTGCGCGGCGTCGGCGCCGACATCATCCTGGGCAACACCTACCATCTGATGCTCAGGCCCGGCGCCGAGCGCGTGGCGCGGCTCGGCGGCCTGCATGAGTTCGCCCGCTGGCCACATCCGATCCTGACCGACAGTGGCGGCTTCCAGGTGATGTCGCTGTCGAAGCTGCGGAAACTGACCGAAAAGGGCGTCACCTTCCGCTCGCATATCGACGGCGCCGCTTACGAGATGTCGCCGGAACGCTCGATCGAGATCCAGGGGCTGCTCGATTCCGACATCCAGATGCAGCTCGACGAATGCACTGCGCTGCCGGCCGAGACGAAGGAAATCGAGCGCGCCATGGAGCTGTCGCTGCGTTGGGCCGAGCGCTGCAAGACTGCGTTTGGCGACCAGCCTGGCAAGGCGATGTTCGGCATCGTGCAAGGCGGCGACAATGCCGACTTGCGTGTGCGCTCGGCACAGGCGCTGAGCGCGATGGAGTTGAAGGGCTATGCCGTAGGCGGCCTGGCCGTGGGCGAGCCGCAAGCCGTGATGCTCGAGATGCTCGACATCACCTGCCCGGAACTGCCGGCGGACAAACCACGCTATCTGATGGGCGTCGGCACGCCGGACGACATTTTGAAATCGGTGGCGCGCGGTATCGACATGTTCGACTGCGTGATGCCGACGCGGGCCGGCCGCCACGGCCTTGCGTACACGCGGCGTGGCAAGGTCAATCTGCGCAACGCCCGCCATGCCGACGATCCCCGCCCTCTCGACGAGGAAAGCGATTGCCCGGCGGCGCGCGACTATTCGCGCGCCTATCTGCACCATCTCGTGCGTTCGCAGGAGGCGTTGGGCGCGATGCTTCTGACCTGGAACAATCTTTCCTATTATCAGAAACTGATGCAGGACATTCGTGCCGCGATAGAGGGCGGTGCTTTCGAGCCGCGGGGCGCGGAGATTTCCGAAGGCTGGGCGCGGGGCGATATCCCAGCCATTTGA
- a CDS encoding DUF4864 domain-containing protein encodes MRRAFLALALVPLLFESSALAGDAEVKAAQTVIDGQLKAFIANDGARAYSFAAPNVKQTFPTVDLFMNMVTNGYPPVRKPQTYSFGKVQETGPTSIVQQVLIVGPDGKDYEAVYTLQQQPDGTFQITGCSLRAANSLST; translated from the coding sequence ATGCGTCGCGCATTTCTCGCACTCGCACTCGTTCCACTCCTCTTTGAGTCGTCGGCGCTGGCCGGGGATGCTGAAGTCAAGGCAGCCCAGACGGTCATCGACGGTCAGCTGAAAGCCTTTATCGCCAATGATGGCGCACGCGCCTACAGCTTTGCCGCACCGAACGTGAAGCAGACCTTCCCGACCGTCGACTTGTTCATGAACATGGTCACCAACGGTTATCCGCCAGTGCGCAAGCCGCAGACCTACTCCTTCGGCAAGGTGCAGGAGACGGGTCCGACATCGATTGTCCAGCAGGTGCTGATCGTGGGACCCGACGGCAAGGACTATGAAGCAGTGTACACGCTCCAGCAGCAGCCCGACGGCACATTCCAGATCACCGGCTGCAGTCTGCGCGCGGCGAACTCATTGAGCACCTGA
- a CDS encoding DsbA family protein: MSEQIHRRAFLKVAASFAVLAPLPAWAGAAQVPFDPAIPALGNPRGNVTIAEFVDYQCPICKLTYVQLKKLLAEDHGIRLVMKDWPIFGDASRDAARMALSAGPHYARAVNALMASGQGLSEHRTNEILASAGVDVTKVRAGLAARQPKIDAVLSRNGAQANAFGLRGTPALVIGGTLYRHGLSVADLKVAVAKARAA; encoded by the coding sequence ATGTCTGAACAGATTCATCGACGTGCCTTTCTGAAAGTTGCCGCAAGCTTTGCGGTTCTGGCTCCTCTGCCCGCATGGGCAGGTGCTGCCCAAGTGCCTTTCGACCCGGCGATTCCCGCACTCGGCAATCCCCGAGGTAATGTGACAATCGCTGAATTCGTCGATTATCAGTGCCCCATCTGCAAGCTCACCTACGTGCAATTGAAAAAGCTTCTCGCCGAGGATCATGGCATCCGGTTGGTGATGAAGGACTGGCCGATCTTCGGTGATGCTTCGCGCGATGCGGCCCGCATGGCGCTCTCCGCCGGCCCACACTATGCCAGGGCGGTGAATGCCCTGATGGCCAGCGGGCAAGGACTTTCCGAACATCGTACGAACGAGATTCTCGCTTCTGCCGGCGTCGATGTGACCAAGGTGCGTGCCGGTCTCGCTGCCCGTCAGCCGAAGATCGATGCCGTTCTTTCTCGCAACGGGGCCCAGGCAAATGCCTTCGGGCTGCGCGGCACGCCGGCGCTGGTGATCGGCGGGACCTTGTACCGGCACGGCTTGTCCGTGGCGGACCTCAAGGTCGCTGTTGCCAAGGCACGGGCAGCCTGA
- a CDS encoding Lrp/AsnC ligand binding domain-containing protein yields MRAFFVQIKCDLGKAYQVASALADAEIASEIYSTAGNYDLLAKFYVDDEEDIGHFVNEKVQILPGIKDTFTVVTFRAF; encoded by the coding sequence ATGAGAGCGTTTTTCGTGCAGATCAAATGCGACCTGGGCAAGGCCTATCAAGTGGCCAGCGCGCTCGCGGATGCCGAGATCGCCTCGGAGATCTACTCGACCGCGGGAAACTACGATCTGCTCGCCAAATTCTATGTCGACGACGAGGAGGACATTGGCCACTTCGTCAATGAGAAAGTGCAGATTCTTCCCGGCATCAAGGACACGTTCACAGTCGTTACCTTCCGAGCGTTCTGA
- a CDS encoding circularly permuted type 2 ATP-grasp protein: protein MAAFDEMLPEVSGLRKPYSAYDRWLKEQDPARLTEKMQDAERVFRKTGITFAVYGEQDASERLIPFDIVPRIISGHEWRRLTQGIEQRVQALNAFLDDIYHRQEILRAGRVPKELIAKNEAFLPEMIGVRPPAGVYTHIIGVDIVRISENEFYVLEDNARTPSGVSYMLENRETMMQLFPELFQQIKVRPVENYPQLLRQSLAAVRPQSTKGAPTIAVLTPGSYNSAYFEHAFLADQMGVQLVEGQDLRVVDGHVAMRTTEGYKQIDVLYRRVDDSFLDPLTFRPDSALGIPGIMDVYRAGNITIANAPGTGIADDKAIYSYMPEIVEFYTGRKAILGNIPTWRCSEPDSLKYVLEHIDELVIKEVHGSGGYGMLVGPAATKKECEDFSKKLAAKPSNYIAQPTLALSTCPILTDKGLAPRHVDLRPYVLVSDRIQIVPGGLTRVALKEGSLVVNSSQGGGTKDTWVLDD, encoded by the coding sequence TTGGCAGCGTTCGATGAAATGCTTCCGGAAGTCTCCGGATTGAGAAAACCGTATTCGGCTTACGATCGCTGGCTGAAGGAGCAGGATCCGGCCAGGCTTACGGAGAAGATGCAGGATGCCGAGCGCGTCTTCCGCAAGACCGGCATCACCTTCGCCGTCTATGGCGAACAGGACGCCTCCGAACGACTGATCCCGTTCGACATCGTTCCCCGCATCATTTCCGGCCATGAATGGCGGCGGCTGACGCAAGGCATCGAGCAGCGGGTGCAGGCGCTGAACGCCTTTCTCGACGACATCTACCACCGCCAGGAAATCCTGCGCGCCGGGCGCGTTCCAAAGGAACTGATCGCCAAGAACGAAGCATTCTTGCCAGAGATGATCGGCGTGCGGCCGCCGGCTGGCGTCTACACCCACATCATCGGCGTCGACATCGTCCGCATCAGCGAGAATGAATTCTACGTGCTGGAGGACAATGCGCGCACGCCGTCCGGCGTCTCCTACATGCTGGAGAACCGCGAGACGATGATGCAGCTCTTTCCTGAGCTGTTCCAGCAGATCAAGGTGCGACCGGTCGAAAACTATCCGCAGCTCCTGCGCCAGTCGCTGGCGGCGGTGCGACCGCAGAGCACGAAGGGTGCGCCGACCATCGCCGTGCTGACGCCAGGCAGCTACAACTCCGCCTATTTCGAGCATGCCTTCCTGGCCGACCAGATGGGCGTGCAGCTTGTCGAAGGCCAGGATCTACGGGTCGTCGACGGCCACGTCGCCATGCGCACCACCGAAGGCTACAAGCAGATCGATGTGCTCTATCGCCGCGTCGATGATTCCTTCCTCGATCCGCTGACCTTCCGTCCGGATTCGGCGCTTGGCATACCAGGCATCATGGATGTCTATCGCGCCGGCAACATCACCATCGCCAATGCGCCGGGAACCGGCATCGCCGACGACAAGGCGATCTATTCCTACATGCCCGAGATCGTCGAATTCTACACCGGCCGCAAGGCGATCCTCGGCAACATACCGACATGGCGCTGCTCGGAACCGGACAGCCTGAAATACGTGCTCGAACACATAGACGAGCTTGTGATCAAGGAGGTGCATGGTTCCGGCGGCTACGGCATGCTGGTTGGGCCGGCGGCGACCAAGAAGGAGTGCGAGGATTTCTCCAAGAAGCTCGCGGCGAAGCCATCCAACTACATTGCCCAGCCGACGCTGGCGCTGTCGACGTGCCCGATCCTGACGGACAAGGGCCTTGCGCCCCGTCACGTCGATCTCCGCCCCTACGTGCTGGTTTCCGACCGCATCCAGATCGTGCCCGGCGGGTTGACGCGCGTCGCGCTGAAGGAAGGTTCGCTGGTCGTCAACTCCTCACAGGGCGGCGGCACCAAGGATACGTGGGTGCTGGATGACTGA
- a CDS encoding alpha-E domain-containing protein: MLLGRTANGLYWMNRYIERAENMARLVDAGLRMALTRTQSASEEWNSVLLSAGSDVAFTQRYSDYTAANVADFLLRDTSNPSSTMASIETARNNARMVRTALTRETWESINEAWMSLKRMLAKPIDERDLPSVLDAIKRETALIRGSFYGTMLRNEIFDFSQLGTYVERADNTARILDVKYYVLLPSISWVGSTLDNYQWESILRSVSAHRSYRWVYDADYKPTNIADYLILNVRMPRSLTFCYRFLTEHLKFLGDDYGERHACHATAEKTQAMLRTGSIKDIFDTGLHEFLANFILDNTKLGDEIAQDYRFN; this comes from the coding sequence ATGCTTCTCGGCCGCACCGCCAACGGGCTCTACTGGATGAACCGCTACATCGAGCGGGCGGAAAACATGGCGCGGCTGGTCGATGCCGGGTTGCGCATGGCTCTGACCCGCACCCAGAGCGCCTCGGAGGAATGGAATTCGGTGTTGCTCAGTGCCGGGTCAGACGTGGCCTTCACGCAGAGATATTCGGATTACACAGCCGCCAACGTCGCCGACTTCCTGCTGCGCGACACGTCGAACCCTTCGAGCACGATGGCCTCGATCGAGACGGCCCGCAACAATGCCCGCATGGTGCGCACCGCGCTGACACGCGAAACCTGGGAAAGCATCAATGAAGCCTGGATGTCGCTGAAACGAATGCTGGCCAAGCCGATCGACGAACGAGACCTGCCCAGCGTGCTCGACGCGATCAAGCGCGAGACGGCGCTGATCCGCGGCTCATTCTACGGCACCATGTTGCGCAACGAGATATTCGACTTCTCGCAGCTCGGCACCTATGTCGAGCGGGCCGACAACACGGCGCGCATTCTCGATGTGAAATACTACGTGCTGCTGCCATCCATCTCCTGGGTCGGTTCGACACTCGACAATTACCAGTGGGAATCGATCCTGCGCTCGGTGTCGGCGCATCGCTCCTATCGTTGGGTCTATGACGCCGACTACAAACCGACCAACATCGCGGATTATCTGATCCTCAATGTCCGCATGCCGCGTTCCCTGACCTTCTGCTACCGCTTCCTGACCGAGCATCTGAAATTCCTGGGCGACGATTACGGCGAGCGGCATGCCTGCCACGCGACGGCAGAGAAGACGCAGGCCATGTTGAGAACCGGTTCGATCAAGGACATATTCGACACCGGCCTGCATGAATTCCTGGCCAATTTCATTCTCGACAACACCAAGCTCGGCGACGAGATCGCGCAAGATTATCGGTTCAACTGA
- a CDS encoding transglutaminase family protein, with amino-acid sequence MRLKITHRTEYRYDAPVQYLLQRLRLLPASGSTQTVLSWALNIEGAREEVRFVDHFGNDTRLLSVEGERDFITVEAAGEVVTRDTAGVSGPHQGFAPLWLFGHETPLTTIGSGIRELAASIGKGTDIERLHRLMAVIGERVAYTPGTTNAATPAEEALALKTGVCQDHSHIFAATARALGFPARYVSGYLMMDTAVEQAASHAWVEAHVQGLGWVAFDAANGISPDERYVRVATGRDYRDATPVSGIRLGQAEEQLAVTVTVEQ; translated from the coding sequence ATGCGGCTGAAGATCACCCACCGGACCGAATACCGCTACGATGCGCCCGTGCAATATCTGTTGCAGCGGTTGCGGCTGCTTCCTGCCAGTGGGTCGACGCAGACGGTGTTGTCCTGGGCGCTGAACATCGAAGGCGCCCGCGAGGAAGTTCGTTTTGTCGACCATTTCGGCAACGACACGCGACTTTTGAGCGTCGAGGGCGAACGCGATTTCATCACGGTCGAGGCGGCCGGCGAAGTGGTGACAAGGGACACAGCCGGCGTGTCCGGGCCGCACCAGGGTTTTGCGCCGCTCTGGCTGTTTGGCCATGAAACGCCGCTGACAACGATCGGCAGCGGTATTCGCGAACTCGCGGCGTCGATCGGCAAGGGCACCGATATCGAAAGGTTGCACCGGCTGATGGCGGTCATCGGCGAGCGGGTGGCCTATACGCCGGGCACCACCAATGCGGCGACGCCCGCCGAGGAGGCGTTGGCGTTGAAAACCGGCGTCTGCCAGGATCACAGCCATATATTTGCAGCCACTGCCCGCGCGCTGGGTTTCCCGGCTCGCTACGTCAGCGGCTATCTGATGATGGACACGGCGGTCGAGCAGGCGGCAAGCCATGCCTGGGTCGAGGCGCATGTTCAAGGCCTTGGCTGGGTTGCCTTCGACGCCGCCAACGGCATTTCGCCGGACGAGCGCTATGTGAGGGTTGCAACCGGCCGCGACTACCGCGACGCCACGCCGGTGTCGGGAATTCGGCTGGGACAGGCGGAAGAACAACTTGCGGTCACCGTCACGGTAGAGCAGTAA
- a CDS encoding peptidase gives MTYCVGLKIDRGLVFMSDTRTNAGMDSISTFKKMHVWEQPGERVIVLMSAGNLATTQAVVSLLEERTKAVADRHATLLETPSMYQTVRLVGDTVKEVIAHSSPAGEKADSYFNASFILGGQINGSEPRLFMIYPEGNFIESTDDTPFFQIGETKYGKPIIIRAYEKTMSLAETVKLLLVSFDSTLKSNLSVGLPLDLLFYEKDTFKVGLKKRIGQDDQYYRTISDGWSNALKTAFASLPDFPG, from the coding sequence ATGACCTATTGCGTCGGCCTGAAGATCGATCGCGGGCTCGTGTTCATGTCGGACACGCGCACCAATGCCGGCATGGATTCGATCTCGACCTTCAAGAAGATGCATGTCTGGGAACAGCCGGGCGAGCGCGTCATCGTGCTGATGTCGGCCGGCAACCTGGCGACGACGCAGGCGGTGGTCAGCCTGCTGGAAGAGCGCACAAAGGCGGTTGCCGACCGTCATGCCACGCTGTTGGAAACGCCTTCCATGTATCAGACGGTGCGGCTCGTGGGCGACACCGTCAAGGAAGTAATTGCCCATTCGTCGCCGGCCGGCGAAAAGGCGGATTCCTATTTCAACGCCTCTTTCATCCTCGGGGGGCAGATCAACGGCAGCGAGCCGCGCCTGTTCATGATCTACCCCGAAGGCAATTTCATTGAGTCGACTGACGACACGCCGTTCTTCCAGATCGGCGAGACCAAATACGGCAAGCCGATCATCATCCGCGCCTATGAAAAAACGATGAGCCTCGCCGAGACGGTGAAACTGCTGCTGGTGTCGTTCGACTCGACGCTTAAGTCAAACCTTTCGGTCGGCCTGCCGCTGGACCTGTTGTTCTATGAGAAGGACACTTTCAAGGTCGGACTGAAGAAGCGGATCGGCCAGGATGATCAGTATTACCGCACGATCTCCGATGGTTGGTCTAACGCGTTAAAAACCGCCTTTGCGAGCCTGCCTGATTTTCCAGGATAG